A single region of the Pueribacillus theae genome encodes:
- the pknB gene encoding Stk1 family PASTA domain-containing Ser/Thr kinase, whose protein sequence is MINKRLNERYKLLEVVGDGGMAIVYKAKDLILDRIVAVKVLRTEFSNDTEFILRFRREAESATSLSHPNIVNIFDVGEEDHVYYIVMEYVEGKTLKEYIRESAPLPIDEALAITNKIASAIRHAHENHIIHRDIKPHNILLTDKGEVKVTDFGIAMAMTSATITHTKSVLGSVHYFSPEQAKGSIANEKSDIYSLGVVLYEMVTGVLPFTGDSPVTVALKHLQDDFTLPKLLNNEIPQNVENIICKAMEKNPILRYDNVAQMQEDLAVALEPTVEHQPLQKGIDDNEKTKVLAPVSLNNHKNSDGSSASDKGKAPPKQKKEKKKKKRYVFLSVILLLLLGIGAAAFAIVPSLFYVKDVSVPDVTGKTYSEAVELLEKNHLKPEREEEHHHDVEEEKVIRQSPSPKTMVKENSQVTVVVSLGKEKLVLENFEGKSKENVERIVEDMGFKNVVWNEEKSDEEAGTIVSQSPQAGEEIVVGETVLTLRYSSGVQTVVLDNLIGMSKNSVDKYMENKNLKAEYKEEFSDKVDKNHVISQDPDPYVELNKGSKVKIVLSKGEAPKKSDYVPPVQEHKPNKPSPSEQDKKQPITFEVSQPIEIEDGREFEVVIQYQDAKNKNGIAAKETISKSKTYTFPLTVAPNGQASFQLILNGEEIKNKTYSYNEAKKME, encoded by the coding sequence ATGATTAATAAACGGTTAAATGAGCGATACAAGCTGCTTGAAGTCGTTGGTGACGGCGGAATGGCAATTGTATATAAAGCCAAAGATTTAATCCTAGACCGCATTGTGGCTGTGAAAGTGTTAAGAACGGAATTTTCGAATGATACCGAGTTCATTTTACGCTTTCGCCGTGAAGCTGAATCGGCAACGAGTTTATCCCATCCGAACATCGTTAATATTTTTGATGTTGGTGAAGAGGATCATGTATACTACATTGTCATGGAATATGTAGAAGGAAAAACGTTAAAAGAATACATACGCGAATCGGCGCCGCTGCCGATTGATGAAGCGCTTGCTATCACAAATAAAATTGCTTCCGCGATTCGCCATGCGCATGAAAACCATATTATCCACCGCGATATTAAACCGCACAATATTTTATTGACAGATAAAGGCGAAGTAAAGGTAACTGATTTTGGGATTGCGATGGCAATGACGTCTGCTACGATTACCCATACAAAATCCGTCCTCGGATCGGTTCATTATTTTTCGCCCGAACAGGCAAAAGGGAGCATAGCGAACGAAAAATCAGACATCTACTCTCTAGGTGTCGTTCTCTATGAAATGGTAACCGGGGTGCTGCCTTTTACCGGTGATTCACCAGTAACCGTGGCATTAAAACATTTACAGGACGATTTTACCCTGCCAAAACTGTTAAACAATGAAATCCCACAAAATGTTGAAAACATCATTTGTAAAGCGATGGAAAAAAATCCAATATTGCGTTACGATAACGTCGCTCAAATGCAGGAAGACTTGGCAGTGGCACTTGAACCGACGGTTGAACATCAACCTTTACAAAAAGGCATTGATGATAATGAAAAAACAAAAGTTCTGGCACCTGTTTCCTTAAACAACCATAAAAATAGCGACGGATCTTCTGCTTCGGACAAAGGCAAAGCGCCACCGAAACAAAAAAAAGAAAAAAAGAAGAAAAAAAGATATGTTTTTTTATCCGTTATCTTGCTGCTGCTTTTAGGAATAGGAGCTGCTGCGTTTGCCATCGTGCCATCTCTTTTTTATGTGAAGGATGTCTCTGTCCCAGACGTGACAGGCAAGACGTACTCTGAAGCTGTTGAACTGCTTGAAAAGAACCATTTAAAACCCGAGCGCGAAGAGGAACATCATCATGACGTGGAAGAAGAAAAAGTGATAAGGCAATCTCCTTCTCCAAAAACGATGGTGAAAGAAAACAGCCAAGTGACAGTCGTCGTAAGCCTAGGTAAAGAAAAACTGGTATTGGAAAACTTCGAAGGAAAGTCAAAGGAAAACGTTGAACGGATTGTAGAAGATATGGGTTTCAAAAATGTCGTTTGGAATGAAGAAAAATCGGATGAAGAAGCAGGGACAATCGTGTCACAATCACCGCAGGCTGGTGAGGAAATTGTCGTTGGCGAGACCGTTTTAACTTTAAGGTACAGCAGCGGAGTTCAAACGGTTGTACTCGATAATTTAATTGGAATGAGTAAAAACTCTGTTGACAAATATATGGAAAATAAAAACCTTAAAGCCGAGTATAAAGAGGAATTTTCCGATAAAGTCGATAAGAACCATGTCATTTCACAAGACCCCGATCCATATGTGGAATTAAATAAAGGCAGCAAAGTGAAAATCGTGCTCTCCAAAGGAGAAGCGCCTAAAAAATCTGATTATGTACCACCAGTTCAAGAGCATAAGCCTAACAAACCGTCGCCATCAGAGCAGGACAAAAAACAGCCAATAACGTTTGAAGTTTCGCAGCCTATTGAAATTGAGGATGGCAGAGAATTTGAGGTTGTTATACAGTATCAAGATGCAAAGAATAAAAATGGGATTGCAGCAAAAGAAACGATTTCCAAATCAAAAACATACACTTTTCCACTTACAGTGGCTCCTAATGGGCAAGCTTCTTTTCAGCTTATTTTAAACGGGGAAGAAATCAAAAATAAGACATACTCTTACAATGAAGCCAAAAAAATGGAGTGA
- the rsgA gene encoding ribosome small subunit-dependent GTPase A gives MTEGKIVKSLSGFYYVLSENGIVYQCRARGNFRKRKITPLVGDDVEFEAENLTDGYVLNILPRKNVLVRPPIANVDQALVVFSVKEPDLNLQLLDKFLVHIEANRIEPVICFTKIDLLGEHETKNMDSVAEIYQSIGYHVLFLSMKDKKTNDKITPYLKEKITVVAGQSGVGKSSLLNLLNPSLKIETNSISSHLGRGKHTTRHVELFSVAGGLVADTPGFSSLAFSHFTKEELSDTFIEISKAGEYCKFRGCTHLAEPGCAVKQAVEDGDIAKSRYSHYEAFFKEIKETKRRY, from the coding sequence ATGACAGAAGGAAAAATTGTTAAATCGTTAAGCGGATTTTATTATGTTTTGTCAGAAAACGGCATTGTTTATCAATGCCGTGCGCGCGGCAACTTCCGCAAACGGAAAATCACTCCACTCGTTGGCGATGATGTTGAATTTGAAGCTGAAAACCTGACAGATGGGTATGTCTTAAATATACTCCCCCGTAAAAATGTATTGGTGCGCCCGCCCATTGCGAATGTCGATCAGGCTCTCGTCGTTTTCTCGGTGAAAGAACCTGATCTTAATTTGCAGCTCCTCGATAAATTTCTAGTGCATATTGAGGCAAACAGGATTGAGCCAGTCATATGCTTTACTAAAATCGATCTTCTTGGGGAGCATGAAACGAAAAACATGGACTCCGTGGCAGAAATCTATCAGTCAATAGGGTATCATGTTTTATTTTTATCTATGAAAGACAAGAAAACGAACGACAAAATCACTCCTTATTTGAAGGAAAAAATCACTGTAGTTGCGGGGCAATCAGGTGTCGGGAAATCATCATTGCTAAATTTGCTAAACCCTTCCTTAAAAATAGAAACCAACAGCATATCCAGCCATTTAGGGAGAGGAAAGCATACAACAAGGCATGTTGAACTTTTTTCTGTAGCAGGCGGATTGGTTGCTGATACGCCCGGCTTTAGTTCTCTCGCTTTCAGCCACTTTACCAAAGAAGAATTGTCCGATACGTTCATTGAAATAAGCAAAGCTGGTGAATATTGCAAATTCCGGGGCTGCACACATTTGGCTGAGCCGGGCTGCGCAGTAAAACAAGCTGTGGAGGATGGCGACATTGCGAAAAGCCGATACAGCCATTACGAAGCTTTTTTTAAAGAGATAAAAGAAACAAAAAGGAGGTATTAA
- the rpe gene encoding ribulose-phosphate 3-epimerase: protein MVKIAPSILSANFSKLGEEIKEVEAGGADYIHVDVMDGHFVPNLTIGPLIVEAIRPITSLPLDVHLMIENPDLYIKDFAEAGADILSVHVEACPHLHRSIQLIKEQGIKAGVVLNPATPISSIQHIIEEVDLVLLMTVNPGFGGQKFISSVIPKMKELHSLVKEKRLSIDIEIDGGVNSETALSCVEAGANVLVAGSAIFNQSDRKLAIQQIRDAAQTD from the coding sequence TTGGTTAAAATTGCTCCGTCTATTTTATCCGCGAATTTTTCAAAGTTGGGTGAAGAAATTAAAGAAGTAGAGGCAGGCGGCGCGGACTATATTCATGTCGATGTAATGGACGGCCACTTCGTACCGAATCTTACGATTGGGCCGCTTATTGTAGAAGCGATTCGTCCTATAACGTCTTTGCCGCTTGACGTACATCTTATGATTGAAAATCCTGATTTGTATATAAAAGATTTTGCCGAAGCGGGTGCAGACATCTTATCGGTACATGTTGAGGCATGTCCCCATTTGCACCGGTCAATCCAATTGATTAAAGAACAAGGGATTAAGGCAGGTGTTGTTTTAAATCCAGCGACACCCATTTCATCGATTCAGCATATTATTGAAGAGGTTGATTTAGTTCTATTGATGACAGTTAATCCCGGATTTGGAGGACAAAAATTTATTTCTTCTGTCATACCAAAAATGAAAGAACTGCACTCGCTTGTTAAGGAAAAAAGGTTATCAATTGATATTGAAATTGATGGCGGAGTAAATTCGGAAACAGCCTTAAGTTGTGTGGAAGCAGGGGCAAATGTGTTAGTAGCAGGCTCTGCTATCTTTAATCAAAGCGACCGAAAGTTGGCAATCCAGCAAATTCGGGACGCCGCTCAAACCGATTGA
- the spoVM gene encoding stage V sporulation protein SpoVM, with the protein MKFYTIKLPRFLGGFIRAIIGTFKKD; encoded by the coding sequence ATGAAGTTTTATACCATTAAGCTGCCGAGATTTCTTGGAGGGTTTATTCGTGCGATAATTGGAACATTTAAAAAAGACTAA
- the rpmB gene encoding 50S ribosomal protein L28 gives MAKCAITGRKTSFGNKRSHALNSTRRKWGANLQRARIMVDGKPKRVWVSARALKSGKVERV, from the coding sequence ATGGCAAAATGCGCAATTACTGGACGCAAAACTTCTTTTGGAAATAAACGCTCTCACGCCCTAAATTCAACAAGGCGAAAATGGGGCGCCAATTTGCAAAGAGCAAGAATTATGGTTGACGGCAAGCCAAAAAGAGTTTGGGTTTCCGCCAGAGCTCTTAAATCCGGCAAAGTGGAGAGAGTTTAA
- a CDS encoding Asp23/Gls24 family envelope stress response protein: MSIELKTSQGQIDITKEVIAAIAGGAAIDCYGIVGMASQKQLKDGITELLGKDNFSKGIVVRIDGDSVHIDMYIIVSYGTKISEVAHNVQSTVKYQLDKMLGLAVDSVNIFVQGVRVTTT; encoded by the coding sequence ATGTCAATTGAGTTAAAAACCTCACAAGGACAAATTGATATTACGAAAGAAGTCATCGCTGCGATTGCCGGTGGAGCAGCAATCGATTGCTACGGTATTGTAGGGATGGCTTCTCAAAAACAGCTTAAAGACGGAATAACTGAATTGTTGGGAAAAGATAATTTCAGTAAAGGTATCGTCGTTCGGATTGATGGAGACAGTGTCCATATTGATATGTATATTATTGTAAGCTATGGTACGAAAATTTCGGAAGTAGCCCACAATGTGCAATCAACAGTGAAATATCAACTAGATAAAATGCTTGGGCTTGCAGTTGATTCTGTGAATATTTTTGTCCAAGGTGTACGTGTAACGACCACGTAG
- a CDS encoding DAK2 domain-containing protein produces the protein MVLNELDGKYLRQMIYQAASHLSQNKEKINALNVFPVPDGDTGTNMDLTFSSGANEIKKHAKNEIKDIASHFAKGLLMGARGNSGVILSQLFRGFSKAVEAKDVLHSLEFAQALEKGVETAYKAVIKPVEGTILTVAKDAAKKAVSTAKNTNDITEVMKETVAEAKASLSRTPQLLPVLKEVGVVDSGGQGLVVIYEAFLAVLEGKDIADVETDAVSMEEMIRAEHHKNAQSHIHTDDIEFGYCTEFMIHFRDSKLKEQPFEEEAFRNKLSKLGDSLLVVADDELVKVHIHSEYPGELLTYAQRYGELINIKIDNMREQHSSIVQREEAANVKKANTEANIEKEKERFGFVTVAAGKGLVELFKGLGNTEVIFGGQTMNPSTEDIVQAIEKINAETVFVLPNNGNIMMAAEQAAKVASSHVKIIPTKTIPQGIAALFAFNPDLDDKMNEKAMKAAMSNVKSGQVTYAVRDTAIDRIQIKENDFLSISEGKIVSTAPTSEEAAKNLLNEMITDDNELVTIIYGENISEAETEVLEEYINENFSFMDVEIQNGMQPVYSYIIAVE, from the coding sequence GTGGTATTGAACGAATTGGACGGAAAATATTTAAGACAGATGATATATCAGGCTGCAAGCCATCTATCTCAAAATAAAGAAAAAATTAACGCACTGAACGTATTCCCTGTTCCAGACGGGGATACGGGGACGAACATGGATTTAACATTTTCTTCTGGGGCAAATGAAATAAAAAAACATGCGAAAAACGAGATCAAAGACATCGCTTCCCATTTCGCAAAAGGCCTTTTAATGGGCGCGAGAGGAAATTCCGGGGTCATCTTATCGCAGCTTTTTCGTGGGTTTTCCAAAGCGGTTGAAGCAAAAGATGTTCTCCATTCGCTGGAATTTGCGCAAGCTTTGGAAAAAGGGGTTGAAACAGCATATAAAGCTGTGATAAAGCCTGTTGAAGGAACAATTTTAACAGTTGCAAAGGATGCCGCTAAAAAAGCTGTATCTACAGCAAAAAATACAAACGATATAACGGAAGTAATGAAAGAAACAGTTGCCGAGGCGAAAGCTTCACTATCTAGAACCCCCCAATTGCTGCCTGTTTTAAAAGAAGTAGGAGTGGTTGATTCGGGTGGACAAGGCCTTGTCGTTATTTACGAAGCTTTTTTAGCCGTTCTAGAGGGAAAGGACATAGCCGATGTTGAGACTGACGCTGTAAGCATGGAAGAAATGATTCGTGCCGAGCATCACAAAAATGCCCAATCACATATCCATACGGATGACATTGAATTTGGGTATTGTACAGAATTTATGATTCATTTTCGAGACTCAAAGCTTAAGGAACAGCCATTTGAAGAAGAAGCCTTCCGCAATAAATTAAGTAAGCTTGGAGATTCTCTTCTCGTTGTGGCAGATGATGAATTGGTTAAAGTCCACATCCACAGTGAATATCCAGGTGAATTGCTCACATATGCACAGAGATACGGTGAATTAATTAATATTAAAATCGACAACATGCGTGAACAGCATAGCAGTATTGTTCAACGTGAGGAAGCCGCGAATGTTAAAAAGGCCAACACTGAAGCCAATATTGAAAAAGAGAAAGAACGTTTCGGCTTTGTAACGGTTGCCGCCGGTAAAGGGTTGGTTGAATTATTTAAAGGCCTTGGGAATACAGAAGTGATATTCGGCGGCCAAACAATGAACCCGAGTACCGAAGATATAGTGCAAGCAATTGAAAAAATAAATGCCGAAACTGTTTTTGTTTTGCCGAATAATGGTAACATTATGATGGCAGCGGAACAGGCGGCGAAAGTAGCTTCAAGCCATGTTAAAATAATTCCAACGAAAACAATTCCACAAGGCATTGCCGCGCTGTTTGCGTTCAATCCTGATCTAGACGATAAAATGAACGAGAAGGCCATGAAAGCGGCCATGAGCAATGTAAAATCCGGACAAGTGACGTATGCGGTCCGCGATACAGCAATCGATCGCATTCAAATTAAAGAAAACGATTTTTTAAGCATCTCAGAAGGCAAAATTGTATCGACAGCACCAACAAGCGAAGAAGCTGCCAAAAATCTTTTAAACGAAATGATAACCGATGATAATGAACTTGTAACCATCATTTACGGCGAAAATATAAGCGAGGCGGAGACGGAAGTACTTGAGGAGTATATAAACGAAAACTTTTCTTTTATGGATGTCGAAATACAAAACGGCATGCAGCCGGTTTATTCCTATATCATAGCTGTTGAATAA
- the recG gene encoding ATP-dependent DNA helicase RecG, which translates to MKLNQPVNTIKGIGDELENDLNSLGIHTIKDMLEYFPYRYEDNELSNLEDVKHGDSVTLEGQVQNTPNVRYYGGKKSKLTARILVGRILINAVIFNRAFLKKSLTPGKTVTISGKWDQHRMTVTVDNIELSSFSNDRAIKPIYSLKEGIYQKQFRRFIESALLIGIDDMEELLPGFIQKKYKLYSKREAIQAIHFPKNHTQLKQARRRIVYEELLLFQLKMQALRKFERENSKGTAKQFSHEELKKMVGLLPFELTVSQHNVLKEILTDLRSPYRMNRLLQGDVGSGKTVIAAITLYAAVLAGYQGALMVPTEILAEQHMESLQQLLASHNISIALLTSSVKGKRREDILSRLKAGDIQIIVGTHSLIQEDVNFHHLGLVITDEQHRFGVNQRRALKSKGLSPDVLFMTATPIPRTLAITAFGDMDISAITELPAGRKPIETYWVKDSMLERVYGFLNKEIAAGRQAYVICPLIEESDKLDVQNVIDVHEEIVHHFPDFKVGLMHGRLTNEEKETVMRQFSENNIQILVSTTVVEVGVNVPNASLMIIYDAERFGLAQLHQLRGRVGRGSSQSYCILIANPKSEEGKERMRVMTETNDGFLLSEKDLKIRGPGDFFGQKQSGIPQFKVADLVHDYRALEVARDDAKQFIESESFWTEPAFEKLRHYLSNEEFIKGEKLD; encoded by the coding sequence ATGAAGTTAAATCAACCAGTCAATACAATAAAAGGGATTGGCGACGAATTGGAAAATGACCTCAATTCCCTTGGCATTCATACAATTAAGGACATGCTTGAATATTTTCCTTACCGGTATGAAGATAATGAATTAAGCAACCTGGAGGATGTCAAGCATGGTGACAGTGTTACATTGGAAGGACAAGTTCAAAATACCCCTAATGTGCGCTATTACGGAGGGAAAAAGTCAAAGTTAACCGCAAGAATCCTTGTCGGCCGAATTCTTATCAATGCTGTTATTTTTAATCGGGCTTTTTTGAAGAAAAGCTTAACCCCCGGTAAGACTGTTACGATCTCAGGAAAATGGGATCAACATCGAATGACAGTTACGGTTGACAACATTGAACTTTCTTCCTTTTCGAATGATCGTGCAATCAAACCGATCTATTCATTAAAAGAAGGGATCTACCAAAAGCAGTTCAGAAGGTTTATCGAATCTGCTCTCTTAATCGGTATCGACGATATGGAAGAATTGCTTCCGGGCTTTATACAAAAAAAATATAAACTGTATTCAAAGCGGGAAGCTATTCAAGCGATTCATTTCCCTAAAAACCATACGCAGTTAAAGCAAGCAAGAAGGCGGATTGTATATGAAGAATTGTTGTTATTTCAATTAAAAATGCAGGCGCTGCGCAAGTTTGAAAGAGAGAATAGCAAAGGAACAGCCAAACAATTTTCGCATGAGGAACTGAAAAAGATGGTTGGCTTGCTTCCTTTTGAACTTACCGTTTCCCAACATAACGTATTGAAAGAGATTCTAACAGATCTTCGCTCTCCTTATCGGATGAACCGCCTATTGCAAGGTGATGTTGGATCCGGAAAAACGGTAATCGCTGCGATCACGTTATATGCCGCCGTTTTAGCTGGATACCAGGGAGCACTTATGGTTCCTACTGAAATATTGGCCGAACAGCACATGGAGTCATTGCAGCAGCTTCTAGCTTCCCATAACATTTCGATTGCATTGTTGACAAGTTCGGTAAAAGGGAAAAGAAGAGAAGACATTCTCTCTCGCTTAAAAGCCGGGGATATTCAAATCATCGTCGGAACCCATTCCTTGATTCAGGAAGATGTGAATTTCCATCATTTAGGCCTCGTTATTACAGACGAACAACATCGGTTCGGCGTTAACCAAAGACGGGCATTAAAAAGCAAAGGGCTTTCGCCGGACGTTCTGTTCATGACAGCGACACCGATTCCAAGAACCCTTGCCATCACCGCTTTTGGGGACATGGATATTTCAGCGATAACAGAATTGCCCGCAGGCAGGAAGCCAATTGAAACCTATTGGGTAAAGGATAGCATGTTAGAACGGGTCTATGGATTTTTGAATAAAGAAATTGCAGCCGGCAGGCAAGCCTATGTCATTTGCCCGTTAATTGAGGAATCGGATAAATTGGATGTTCAAAATGTCATTGATGTTCATGAAGAGATTGTCCATCACTTTCCGGATTTTAAGGTAGGCCTGATGCATGGCCGATTAACAAACGAGGAAAAAGAAACGGTGATGCGGCAATTCAGCGAAAATAATATTCAAATCCTTGTCTCTACAACAGTCGTTGAAGTCGGGGTGAATGTTCCAAATGCTTCCTTAATGATTATTTACGATGCTGAGCGTTTCGGTTTAGCACAGCTTCACCAACTCCGGGGACGCGTTGGGCGAGGCAGTTCCCAATCGTATTGCATATTAATCGCCAATCCGAAAAGCGAAGAAGGCAAAGAACGAATGAGAGTGATGACTGAAACGAATGACGGTTTTTTATTGTCGGAAAAAGACTTGAAAATTCGTGGCCCCGGCGATTTTTTTGGACAAAAACAAAGCGGCATCCCGCAATTTAAAGTCGCTGATTTGGTTCATGACTACAGGGCATTGGAAGTTGCCCGAGATGATGCAAAACAATTCATCGAATCCGAAAGCTTTTGGACAGAGCCTGCTTTTGAAAAACTTCGTCACTACCTTTCAAATGAAGAGTTTATCAAAGGAGAAAAATTGGATTAG
- the fapR gene encoding transcription factor FapR: MKRSKKDRQRLLKKTIAETPFITDEELAEKFQVSIQTIRLDRLELSIPELRERIKNVAVQHLDKVKSLPLDEVIGEVIDLQLDESAISILEIKREHVFSRTKIARGHHLFAQANSLAVAVIDDELALTASANIRFKRQVKEGERVVAKAKVIKKNKSRTVVEVRSYVEQELVFSGEFMMFRKDQVKEG, translated from the coding sequence ATGAAACGAAGTAAAAAAGACAGGCAGCGGCTACTAAAAAAAACAATTGCCGAAACCCCTTTTATAACAGATGAGGAATTGGCGGAAAAATTCCAAGTCAGCATTCAGACGATACGACTCGATCGCCTCGAACTATCAATCCCGGAATTGCGCGAACGGATTAAAAATGTAGCTGTCCAACATCTTGACAAAGTAAAATCCCTCCCATTAGACGAAGTGATCGGGGAGGTCATTGATCTTCAGCTTGATGAAAGCGCCATTTCTATTCTCGAAATTAAAAGGGAGCATGTTTTTTCACGAACAAAAATTGCCAGAGGGCATCACTTATTTGCGCAGGCGAATTCTTTAGCTGTAGCTGTTATTGATGATGAGCTAGCATTAACAGCCAGCGCAAATATTCGTTTCAAGCGGCAAGTAAAAGAAGGGGAAAGAGTTGTCGCAAAAGCAAAAGTGATTAAAAAAAATAAATCTCGTACGGTTGTTGAGGTACGAAGTTATGTAGAGCAAGAGCTTGTTTTTTCCGGTGAGTTTATGATGTTCCGTAAAGACCAAGTAAAGGAAGGATGA
- the plsX gene encoding phosphate acyltransferase PlsX: MKIAIDVMGGDNAPEAPIAGVMAALEVFPHIEFILVGNEKKITPNLPKSERISIIHTEEIIEPDDEPVKAVRRKKNASMVLAATAVKEGKADACISAGNTGALMAAGLFKVGRLSGIDRPALAPTLPTMDGKGFLLLDAGANMDAKPMHLLHYAIMGSIYAERVRKIPSPRVGLLNVGTEEGKGNELTKQAFHLLKKAPMNFIGNIESRDLLEGIADVVVADGFSGNLVLKTAEGTASSLLSLLKSELTSSFWAKVAAAMLKPRLAGIKKKADYSEYGGAALFGLQAPIIKAHGSSNANAILNAIRQTNEIVEKDVLRQIKEIIKDLNFAEME; encoded by the coding sequence TTGAAAATAGCCATCGATGTAATGGGGGGAGACAATGCACCTGAAGCGCCAATCGCCGGCGTGATGGCTGCCCTTGAAGTTTTTCCGCATATCGAATTTATTTTAGTCGGCAATGAAAAAAAAATTACGCCTAATTTACCGAAAAGCGAAAGGATTTCAATTATACATACAGAAGAAATAATCGAACCTGATGATGAACCCGTCAAGGCTGTCAGAAGAAAAAAAAATGCGTCGATGGTTCTTGCGGCAACTGCAGTAAAAGAAGGAAAGGCTGACGCTTGCATTTCAGCAGGAAACACAGGCGCGTTAATGGCCGCAGGGCTTTTTAAAGTTGGGCGATTGTCCGGAATTGATCGCCCTGCTCTTGCGCCTACATTGCCAACAATGGATGGAAAGGGCTTTCTTCTTCTCGATGCCGGGGCGAATATGGATGCAAAACCAATGCATCTTTTGCATTACGCGATTATGGGTTCAATCTATGCGGAACGAGTCCGCAAAATACCCTCCCCCCGGGTAGGCCTTCTGAACGTAGGAACAGAAGAAGGCAAGGGAAATGAATTAACAAAACAAGCATTCCATTTGTTAAAAAAAGCGCCAATGAACTTTATAGGCAATATAGAATCTAGGGATCTGCTTGAAGGGATTGCTGATGTCGTCGTTGCGGATGGGTTTTCAGGCAACCTTGTTTTAAAAACGGCTGAAGGAACCGCAAGCAGTTTATTGTCGCTTTTGAAAAGCGAATTAACGAGTTCTTTCTGGGCAAAAGTAGCTGCAGCGATGCTCAAGCCCCGTTTAGCAGGCATTAAAAAGAAAGCGGATTACTCCGAATATGGTGGCGCCGCATTATTTGGCCTTCAGGCGCCGATTATTAAAGCGCATGGTTCCTCTAATGCCAACGCCATCCTTAACGCCATTAGACAAACGAACGAGATTGTTGAAAAAGATGTTTTGCGACAAATCAAAGAAATCATTAAAGATTTGAATTTTGCAGAAATGGAGTGA